DNA sequence from the Alphaproteobacteria bacterium genome:
CGGATCATCGCGCGCTTCATGATGTCCGCCGCCGTGCCTTGCAGCGGCGCGTTGATCGCCTGGCGCTCGGCGAAATTGCGCCGCGCCGCGTTCTTTTCGCCGATGCCGCCGATATGGATGCGCCGCCCGAATAAAGTTTCGACATAGCCATGCTCGCGGGCGAATGCCTTGGTCTTTTCCATCCATTCGCGAAGTTCGTGGTAACGATCAAGATATTGGCGAATAAAAGCGTTCGCTTCGCCGGGCGCGATGCCGATCTGCCGTCCCAATCCGAAACCGCTGATGCCGTAGATGATGCCGAAATTGATCGCTTTCGCCGCCCGGCGGCGATCCGGCGTCATCTGGTCGAGCGGAATGCCGAAGACTTGTGACGCGGTCAGCGCATGGATGTCGGCGCCCTGGCGGAACGCGTCTGCCAGCGCGGTAATGCCCGCCATCGCGGCGGCGAGGCGCAGCTCGATCTGCGAGTAGTCGACCGACAGCAGAATATTGCCCTCGGCGGCGACGAAGGCGCGGCGGATGGCGCGCCCGTCTTCGGTGCGGATGGGGATGTTCTGCAAATTCGGCTCGGTCGAGGACAGTCTTCCTGTCGCCGCGCCGACCAGTGAGAACGAAGTGTGGACGCGCCCCGTGCGGGCGTCGATCTGTTTCTGCAGCGAGTCGGTGTAGGTGGACATGAGCTTGGCCAGCGCGCGCCAGTCGAGAACCTTGGCCGCGATCTCATGGCCTTGTTCCGCCAGCGGCTCCAGGATTTCCGAGCCGGTGCTGTAGGCGCCGGTCTTGCCCTTTTCGCCGCCCGGCAGCCCAAGCTCGGCGAACAAGACTTCCCCAAGCTGCTTGGGCGAGCCGACATTGAATTCGCGCCCGGCGAGGCGGTGAATCTCGGTCTCCAGCACCATGAGGCGCTTGCCGAAATCCTGGCTGAGATTTTGCAGTACATGGGGGTCGATCAGCACGCCGTCTCTTTCCATCGCCGCCACGATGGGAATCAGCGGACGCTCGATGCGCTCATAGACGCGCGTCACATGCTGGCGGGCGATTTCCGGCTTCAGTTTCAGCCATAGGCGCAGCGTGAAATCGGCGTCCTCGGCGGCGTAAGCGCAAGCCTGGTCGAGCGGCACGCGGTCGAAACTGATACGGCTTTTTCCGCTGCCGGTCACTTCGGCGAAGGAGATCATCTTGTGGCCGCAATGGAGCAGCGCCAGATCGTCGAGGCCATGGCCATGCAATCCGGCAGCGAGCGCGTAGGACAACAGCATGGTGTCGTCGATGGAGGCCATCGTCAGGCCGTGCTGCGCCAGAACCTGCATGTCGAATTTCAAATTGTGGCCGATCTTCAGCAGCGCCGGATCGGCGAGATAGGGCGCGAGGATTTCGGCGGCCTGTGCGGGAGTCATTTGCCTGGGGCGATTGCCGCCGCCGAAATCGAGTTCGCCGCTCGCGCTTGCCTGCGGGTCGCGATGATTGACCGGAATGTAGCAGGCTTCGCCCGGCGCGCGAGCGAGCGAGATGCCGACCAGCGTTGTCGTCGATGGCGTCAGCGATGTGGTTTCGGTGTCGATGGCGAGATAATCTCCGGACTTCGCCAGCCAGGATTTCAGCGCGGCGGCGTCCTGGATTAGGTCATAGTGCTGCGGGATGAGGGATTTCGACTCCGGCAGCGGCTCCACGGTTTGCGCGGGCGCTTGAGGCTGTTCGGAGACGGTCGGCGCGGCGGCATGACCAAGTCTCGTAAGCAAAGATTTGAAATTTTGTGCTGTCAGAAAAGCGCGCAGCACGGCGGGGTCTTGCTTGACGATCAAATCCTCGACCGGCGCGGGCATGGGCGCGTTCTCGTCGAGCGTGACCAGGCGGCGGG
Encoded proteins:
- the polA gene encoding DNA polymerase I translates to MTEAAPAINPDPARTLYLVDGSGYIFRAYHALPPLTRPDGTPIGAVAGFCNMLAKLLREIGAEHIGVIFDAGRKTFRNDFYPEYKAHRPPAPEDLIPQFPLIREATRAFGVPAIEADNYEADDLIAAYARAARERNWEVRIVSADKDLMQLIRDGVSLYDPLKSKLIGAAEVMEKFGVAPDRVIDVQALAGDSTDNVPGVPGIGVKTAAELINIYGSLDALLERAAEIKQPKRRELLIQHAEQARISRRLVTLDENAPMPAPVEDLIVKQDPAVLRAFLTAQNFKSLLTRLGHAAAPTVSEQPQAPAQTVEPLPESKSLIPQHYDLIQDAAALKSWLAKSGDYLAIDTETTSLTPSTTTLVGISLARAPGEACYIPVNHRDPQASASGELDFGGGNRPRQMTPAQAAEILAPYLADPALLKIGHNLKFDMQVLAQHGLTMASIDDTMLLSYALAAGLHGHGLDDLALLHCGHKMISFAEVTGSGKSRISFDRVPLDQACAYAAEDADFTLRLWLKLKPEIARQHVTRVYERIERPLIPIVAAMERDGVLIDPHVLQNLSQDFGKRLMVLETEIHRLAGREFNVGSPKQLGEVLFAELGLPGGEKGKTGAYSTGSEILEPLAEQGHEIAAKVLDWRALAKLMSTYTDSLQKQIDARTGRVHTSFSLVGAATGRLSSTEPNLQNIPIRTEDGRAIRRAFVAAEGNILLSVDYSQIELRLAAAMAGITALADAFRQGADIHALTASQVFGIPLDQMTPDRRRAAKAINFGIIYGISGFGLGRQIGIAPGEANAFIRQYLDRYHELREWMEKTKAFAREHGYVETLFGRRIHIGGIGEKNAARRNFAERQAINAPLQGTAADIMKRAMIRIPPALEAAGLKGKMLLQVHDELLFEIPQSEAEATAALVKSVMESAPAPAVTLSVPLVAETGLAKNWAEAH